The segment TCCAGATATGAATTATGAGCTATATAGAATTCCTTCTGCTAGCGAGGTTAGGCAAGcggttttttcttttgatggtaacaaagtttTAGGGCCTGATGGGTTTCATGTGTTCTTCTTCTAGTTGTTTTGGTCTCTTGTGGGAGAGGACATGGTGTGTGCTACGCGAGAGTTCTTTGGGTACAGATCTCTTCTTAAAGAGCTTAATGCAACTTTTATTGTTTTGATTCCAAAGAAAATTGACACCAGTTACTTTCGGGATTTTAGGCCCATCAGTTTATGTAATTCTATCTATTAAATCTTTCTAGAATTCTAGTTTTCAGGCTTAAGAAAATTCTTCCATGTTTGATCTCTAAGcaacaaaatgggtttgttctGGGACGTCAAATTTTGGACTCCATTGTGTCGGTTCATGAAAACATCCACTCCCTGTTGGTGAATAGGAATTATGGTTTTTTTCTTAAACTTGATTCGttaaaggcctatgatagagtggattggacTTTTTTGATCAGGATGTTGCGtgcttttggttttggtgatcactTCATTCAATTGATCAATCAATGCATTTCCACTCCCAAGTTTTTGATATTTAATAATGGATCTCCCTCTGGTTTTTTCTCTACTTCTAGGGGTCTTAGACAAGGGGATTCCATCTCACCATTCCTGTTTATTATTATAGGAAAATCTCTCCGCAAGATTATTCTAAGGGAAGTTAGAGTTGGCAAACTAAAAGGTCTTAGGTCGTCTTTAGGCCCCCAAAtatgttctcatcaacaatttatgGATGATACATTGTTGATGGGGGAGATTTTAGTCTCAGACGCTAAATCAATCAATTGTTATTTATGCAATTTAATCATAATTGTTATTTTAGTCTAAATTGTTATTTATGCAATTGAATCATTCATCTAACCTTCACAACACTAATTCACTACCTAGTCACATTGTTGTAACATCATATCAACTTCTATTCAAGACATAGAGACTTCATAAGCATAATAATATCTCTAATAGTGAAATGTAGTAAAGGACACCTAACCATGTAAGGTTTCATCAACGTTTACTCCAACAcatatggttatttaatttaaactaTTTTATCATGTGATTATAATCAATGTCCAAATCTAATGATAAACTAATGTTTAGAGGTGATAGTCCAATTATACAATTTCCAAAGTGTCACTAAAATGAAAGCAAATATGTGGTGACTAGGGAATCCTCGTGGTGCGTCTCGCAAAGATACATAAGAGAATAAATACATAACATATAATTCAACATTGCAATTATAATCCAACACATTCATTAGTGTACTTGCATATTCTGCTTTCTCAACACTTGTGAAAATAATAGCATCCACACTATGCATTATTAGTAAAGATATTATCCACAATTTCACATTTAACCTCTTCAAGCATCTAGAATGAGAAACATGTTAATTATAATGTgctattttacattaaaattagtattcataatataataatatctaAATAATTACTCACTTCCAAATTATAATGAGAGATAATCCACCTTATTCAAAGTGTTTTAAGTAGCAGTTTTGGGGATATGATACTAGTTATACTTCATAATCTAAATTTCAGTCTATGGCGTGATTGGCTCCACCAAAAATTTTGTTATTGCATCTCTTATCTCCTTGTGATGAGAAAATGAAAGACCATCAACAtccttgaataagaaaaatataccTTGTATGCCACCATTGAAATATAGGTTCCTACAATAATCTGGTATATCTGAAGGCCTTAGAAACTCCTTATTTAACTCTTTTACACAACTCTCAATGCGACCTATGATATAATTTAAAGTGTCTTCCCTTGTAGAAGTAGGGTTGTCTTTGATATAACATTCAATGCATGAAGTTGTCTCTCCACGATCTTGTTAAATTTGTTTATTTTACTTTGTAATAAAATTACAGTTAATTGGAGCTTCTAATTGTTGATTCACTTCATGGAATAGGCatacaacctatcaaagagaagagAATATACCATAGGATATGCCAAATACCAACTAGATCATGATGTTTATGTCACCCATGTGCCAATTTTAATTTCCACCACTGATTGATTCTAACAAGATTTAATTCATTGATTATTATAACTAAATTGTGGTTCCTTGCTTCTATAAAAGGCAAAAAAGTTATCCATTTAAACGaggaataaaattataatattctaACATAGATTAAACTAGGATTAAAAATTGTTGACTACTATGGGCCAAATGTTGAAGAATTATCAATATTTTGCTTACTTCATGGTTTCCTTTCAATTATATCAATTAAATTGTTTATTTATACTTGTATAATAATTAAATTTGATGTCAATTGAAGTTaatttctaaattttaaattatttgaggctatactttttttttttcattaaaatatataattattacaTCATAATTGGGagtgtttgattgatttctctatGTGATAAGTTTTTTGGGGGGGGCGGGGGGTTTGCATCATTTATATGTAATTATGATAGGGTTTGTTCAAGCATAAATTAGTACTTATATGTTCTATATTTCTATATTATATTCATCTAAGATCATTATGCTACTTAGAATGTCTTTCCCACTCtatcttcttttatttttctttgaaaatatataattcaaaattttaaattttaaaaattataaatattatataatagatGACATAAATTTAATTAGATTATAAATCAAAAAATACTTATTTAGAGTGGAATGTGTAaatgaaattgatattttttaaATCTAATTCCACTTTATAGTTACTAGTAAGTGAGTCACTTTGTTGGGACagtaatcacatcaaaccattgagttacTTTTTTAAGTCAAGACTTGACATTcaaagccttaagatgattaaattttgcaccaattttctttttttttaaaagagaaataaagTTATTTGTGATTTTTATCTATGTTATGTATGACTATAAACCACATCAACACATAGGAAAACATAAATGGTCATAGTTTAATTGATGTGTATGACTCATCCTTTGACCATTGATTACTTGTAACTGctcttaaaatatattttatagttTATGTACTCACCCCATATCAATATGTATCACTTTTAGAATTAACACATTAGGAAAATGATATCATTTCTTTccccattattttattattatttcattgCAACAACTTTATACTTGTTACGGAATAGATATTCCCTTTTCGGCAGTCGAGGAATGAATGAATAAAGTTCTCATACTCCAAGTTACATTTTATAGTAAATGGATCTTTGAGCTCCCATagcaaaatatatttacaattgaCAATTCTATTATTTTTCAAATAGAATTACTATTAATATACTTCTAATATATTCCTTTTCTAATTTAGATTTAAACCTAATCTAACCATActtataaaaaatatcaaaatatgttgggttttagaaaaaaatatcaaaataagtgGACAATTGTACAATAAGTCTTAGGGCCTTAATTCTAATAGGATTTATTGCAATCCGGTATAAATTAGGATGTGATAGCCAATATTCACACAATCACCAAAACCACAAGTACAAGCTTAAAATGAgatttttgaaaacaaatttttcaagtaaaaaatATAAACCACCATATTTCATGTGAAAATTTTACACCGAACTAATTAGAAAAGTACACTTAAGATTTCACTTGGTTATTCAACTCAAATAaacataaatttaataaaaatgcaTCATTACTAAGGTTTGGAATAAAATAAGAAATTAGGCATGTTCCTTTGATTGATTTTAAAATTTGTAGATTATAACCTTTAGCAAGGTTCCAACACTAAAAAATCAATACTTTTCTTGTACATTCAATGTGTTTTTTTAAACCAtaacaatatttttaatttttttgtaaatatCCAGCAGAGATCATTAAACACTAATTCAAGATCCCTTGATAGCATTATTTATAAGAATATTACAAAATATGAACACATTTCAAAAGTCATTTATGTTAAAAAAAAACCCTATAAAATATAGATACCCTTATAGATAGAGTAATAAAATTGTTACCTTTTTTACAATATCCTAAGATGAGCAATTAGATTCAAGCAATCCAAAATGCCTTATCCAATCAAATTCCTTTTCTAAATGTTACTTTTTAGGAGAAAAAAAGTTATCTATTAGAAATCCTTGAGTCAAAAACACCCTTCCCCTATGATATATTATCTAGAGAAAGGAAAAAGTGTTTCTATTCTTCCAATTATGGTCATCTTCTATTTATATAATTTGAATAAGACTTTAATATCCAATAAAAATTGAAACAATAGTTCAAATTAAATTCacattatataaaaaaatttcttttcatgtatatTAAAACTAATTTAGAATCTAACGATATATGGTTGCCACATAGGATATATAATCACAATTAAAACATATTCAAACATATTTTAGATGGTCATGTTGGCACTATTACATAGACTAAGACTACTTTCTTCTTCAATTTACTCTCTATGTCTACATTTCTTCCATCTCTCTACAAAAAagtatttcttctattaattattaatattgaaAGTAAGCAATTGAACACACTAAGAGTTTATCGCATGTGTCAATAACCGTGTAGATACATTGATTAGTACAAAGACTGAAATATACATAATGCGATGAATAAATGATATAAAACAATAATGAAATCATAATCAAACACATTTAATATAGGTGTACTTGCATTATTATCCATATTAAGATTTTTCTTGCTCAACACTTCCGAACACAACATCCACACTACACGTAGTAAACATATCATAAAAAAATTCACACTTAAACTCTTTAAGAATCTAGAACATCAAACACATTAATTAGAAGATCTATATGAAATTTAAAGTATGATGGATAATATAAGAATTATATTTCAATCAATACTCACTTCCAAATTATAGTGGGATATAACCCACTTTATTCAAAGTGTTTCTGGGTAGCATTTCTAGGGAAATGAAACTAGTTATACTATATAATCTAAATTTTAGTCTATGGAATGATTGGTTCCATGAGAATTTTTGTTATTGCATCTCGTATCTCTTTTTGGTAGGAATTTGTAATACCATCAATATCCTTGTACAAGAAAAATATACCCCGCATGCCAGCATTGAAATATAGGTTCCTACAATAATCTGGTATATTTGAAGGCTTAAGAAACTCATTATTTGACTCTTGTAGACAGTTCTCAATGATATTTATGATATGATTTAAAGCATCTTCCCTTGTAGAACCATGGTTGTCTTTCATGTAGCACTCAATGCTTGAAGCTGACTCTCCACGAGTTTGTTCATCCTTCAAAATTGTTAAAGATATATTAGTGCATAATTTCATTCaagtaaaaaattcaaatttttaatgtaatttttactttttatttaatatttatattatttacctCAAAATCTTTCATATCATCCACTACTCGTGCAATCAATGACACAAGAGCTTGCAATTTTGATGATGGGATATCAAGTTTCTCCACAATCTCATCAGATAAAGGAACATTCATTAGTAATAATGAATTGACCATTATAACTATTAGACCACCACTTATCTCTCCATTCATTAAATATTCATCAAAACCTGGTGTATGATTAGAAGCTATCCATTCCGCTTCTTGCATATAAGATGTGATATAACTCTCCCactaaaataatataaacaaagaatggtttaaatcaaatcaaatatttaaaataaaattttaaacattTACAAAACATATATACAATATTATGTATAAAATTTTAGTATAAATAATTAATAACATTTTACTTTTCTAAAACTAAAATTTCGTATTATTAACCTTTTGGAGAGAAAacacaatatatataaaaaaaaaatgaatatcaaaagaaagaaaaatagttttcttgtttgaaaaatgatgataaaaaaatcaagaatttacTTAGAAATTTAATAATATGTTCACATAAAAAAAGTATAAAGAATCCaacttaatattaatatattataattatattaattttaaaaactaaTCTTGTATTCCAATATTGTTTATGAGTATGCAATTTGTTTGATCTAGAAATCAACATATGGTGTAAATGATAGTTACCAATTTATGTTTCAATAGTAAAAAGGGAAGAAAAAAATCTAATATATTTTATATGTCCTTTCGAAAATAtaaaaaagaataataattttttttagatcaatttatttataataataacaaGCTATTGCAGCTTATGTTTGATGGTGTAAAAAAACCATATGCTTTTATGAAAATTAAAGTAGTAAAAATGAAATATGTGATAAGAATATGTAAATTAATAAGAACTACTATAGATAATAATAGGATTTAATAAAATTACAAGACCATGAAATTAACAAATTTTTACTTACGTATGATTGAATGTATTTGTGAACAAAGGGACCATGCTTTCTTTTGGCTTCACTTGCAATTTCCTTATGTATCGTGTATACAAATTTGAAAGCAATTTTCATGTATTCTCGAAGATTATCAATCATGGAAGCATCCCATCTAGAATAGAATGAAAAAGAACAATTAGAAAATGAACTAGACATTTAACATAATATAAGATTACTATCTAATTGAATACCTTATTAATGTTGTTGTGAATGGTCTCAAATCATCAATGGTCCCATATGTGTCATAAATATCATCAAGGACAGAAAGACTAGTAACTAATTTTGCAAAACCAATTCTACTTGCACTGAACTCAGGTTCAAATAATGAGCAATCCCaccaaaaataaaattcaatgtGGCGATGTCGAAAGAAATCAAGCTCAATTACACTTGAATGTTTCCACCACCTAGCACAAAGAAATTGCATATCATTATGATTATAAATCCATTTTCTTAGATTGACTCTATTCCATTCTTATAAAATGTAATCAATTTTGACATTTGATTTACGATTCTCAACCTCAAACAAATTTACTATTAGACATTCCTTGTATATTATTAAATGTGTAGTTATTGTATATTATTGATTTAATAAGATTTATAACTAAATAATCAGAATGTTTCTATTTTTATCTTGCCTAATGCTCAAGGGAACATTTTCTGAGCTAGTGTATTCAGTTTGACTAATACTCACGTGGATATTAATTTCATTTCTGATTGATGTTGAGCTTGTAAAATATTGAAGTCCAATATTGCCAATCCCAATAGCTTTTGGCTATACGTGTTTGGAATCCTAGGAGAAATTATACacatcaatgattagcattaaacttattttattttttattaactcAAAACAACATAGTAGatggaaagattttttttttcaagtttttttttaagcGGAGAATAAGTACCAATGCTCATACATAAATTTGATCCTACTTATAAATGTTATTAACAAATGACGCATTGCAATTTTgttgtttgaatatttgaataaaGTTCCAAGCTTCCCATCTCGGAACCCTAGTTCTCCAAGGATATTTCAAAGCGTACTCAATCTAAAAAAGACATGATGTTATTAAAAAGATAATATGTAAATATAAAATTAGCACTAATATTTAAACAATATGTGGCTAAGACAATTAAAATAGCATGGTTAACTATTagtaaatttcaaaattttattttaaaaaaaaatatatggtttgtGGGTTGGTGTTCAATTGTTGACCATATGTAGTTATCAAAATTAGCAGGCAATTGATAGGAAAGCTCATCATTCCAATTTTGTTTCTTCTCAAATAAAAAAATAACCTAAATAATAATCCCTTTCATGGAAAAGTACTTGCCTCCATTGGAAGCGAATTTTTCATTTCTTTTATGTCACCAGTTTCCTTCATGGCTTGTTGTAGGTATGTCGTTGCAAAAACTCTAGCTTCTTTTAAGATTTTTTCATCGGGAAAATCTAGCTCTGAAGCTTTGAATAAATTCAACATACTTGCTAATTTTTCATCCTCATGGCTAGATCCAAAGCCAAAGAATTGTTCTTCTTTACCTTTGGATTTTTTAAATACATCTGCTCACGTATCCAGAATATTCTAGTAATTTGaaaattttggctataaaaaggtaatctaaaaaaatttaaaaattcatcaCCTGAAAAAACATCATATCTATTCAATCGTAATATCCGAAATCCTAGAGCTGTCATGTTGAGATCGCCAATAATATTATGATTCCAATACCTGTTAATGACGATGATATTGATATTTGATCACAAATCTACTTAAATCTAGAGTCTACTATGTAGTATTTGATACACCTCCACATTTTAGTATTTCAAAATCAGATACACATTATGTATAGTAGAAAATTTTCTTGATGAAACATACGTACTTGTGGATATAGTCAAGTGCCAGTTTGATTTCCTCTTGAAAATATCGATCGCCTCCCAAACGTTGTAGAACGTCAACAAACGAAATCCTTTCAAGTAGACTAAATTTTTCTTCTCCATTAGAAAATATACCATGAAGGTCATTGATCAATGTTTCCCTATGGGAtggcttaaacatcacacactaagccTTTGACCGCTTAGGTGGCTGTTGTGGGCCCATCCCCTTTGTCAAGGTTCTACACTCATCCGTTTCCGTTTCTATTAacactaaaattcaaatttttctccCGCCCAGATTTCGGTGGATGTCCGTAATATTGATTGCAGCTTGTGATCATTTATTATTTCCCAACGTACTCAAAATGGGAGCTCCAAGGTCTGCTCCTCGCTACCATTTATCTCATAACTGGAAACTTGTGAGCTTGTGATCACATGGAATCGAGGAGAATTGCAGCAGGCCGACTCATTGGCGACTGGGCAATGATCTTTAtcttggatatgcacaaaatgtgtttGTTGAAAAGTATCTTAAACTTTCACCGGCAAATGTAATTTGCAGGTGTAAAGAACCCCTGCTCACAGACTCTGCGAAAATGGTAGCTGTGGAACAGTGTATGGAAATACATTACACAATAAATGATAAGATGTATTTTGCAGATGATATAGCTGAAACTACCTTGGCAGACATGTATACAAAATATGTAATCATATATAAGGAATGTTTGACAGCGTTTTTGGATTAAGATTTTTTTTATTCCTTCTTTCTCTCTGCATATAAAGAAAGTCCTTTATCCTAAATTTCTTTTAATTCAGTTGTCCAGGgtttttaatttctttaatttctGAGATCTGCAAGATTAGAGGATACCTGCCTAAATTTCTTTTAATTCAGTTGTCTAGggtttttaatttcttttatttcTGAGATCTGCAAGATTAGAGGATACCTGCAAGTAGTTTGGGCAATAATACAATTATGAGATATATAAATAACCTTCAACATAGTTTGGTATTGCTAATGTTTTATTTCAGTTTCTTTAAGTGAAAAAAGAGTGTTTGATTGTCCTAGTTTATTAAGGAAATTTCTATAATTTATTATAGAATATATTTATATTGTTTATTTAAAATGTATGTTGCttattttttaaaacatatatttattataattataaactattgagtattattaaaattaataaaatggttattaaaataaaaatatatataaatttaaaataaactgATTTGTAATGCAATAATGGAAAGATGAATAAAATTAGTAACCTAACAATTAATGGTAGATATATGTTATTTTTACAagcaattatttattttttattacatgTAAAGACCATTTATATAAATTGGAAAACCATTTATAAGTAGAACTAATATTTAATAATTAGTATTCACatatatatcttaaatacatcAATTTAAAAGATGTTGAAAAATATTAGTTTGAGATATGAACTATAATGTATCCTATTCTACTTTATGTTAACGAGTACAAGCTGGATGCATATGCTTTGTAGTTCATCCAACTTTTCGTATAATAAAACATTTATCCCACTTACATAGATGGTAGTTTTCttctttgaaaaaatatatattataatgacATGCTTGCAATTATTGTTTATGATCTATATATATGTTGTCTTCTCGAAGTGGGACTACAAATATGACAAAGGGTTCTATTTCACTTTTTCTATGCAATTATATTTTTAGATTATTTTATCTATCCACTACAttgcaagtggtattagagctcatTGAAGGCATTTTTCATAAATTAGCTTACTAAAATATGATTTTTTATAAGTATTCACCATATAATGGAGAAAtcttgttgattagaaagtgctcACAACATTAGCCACAATAAATATGTGACCTTCATTTTTTCAAAAGACTTTTCCTTGCAAgtagtttatatttattttttggttAGAAACCTTATGTTGTGGCTTTTCAAATATCCTCAAATACCTTATCATCGTTATTTACTAATATGTATTCACCACATAAGGGACTAGCATAGTGAGGATTATTTGGCTCAAATATCTAGTCCTTAGAAAACTTTTGTATATGACTACAAGCTTCCATATACCTCTAGATATAGCAAAAGGCCCCATTGGATAATTTTCATAGTTTTAAATCATATTCAAGTCAACAACCGAGATCaagaaatttgcaataccaaataaCCTTCTACACATAAGATAGAAACAATAAAAGATGCTTCATGAGCTTATCTAATGTAAACAAAAAAAAGATGTTATTGCACCAAATAAGGATGCCAAATCAAAACTATAAACATGAATACAATATGGGAAAGATGCTAAAAAAATACAATGTACAGGAGAAGCCGTGCCTTTAAATCTAAGGTGAGACTAGAATAAAATATAGGATTATGTTAAATGTTGCAATCATATGATATGGGACACCAAGAGAAAAGTATAGTATGTGTACCTTACACAAGACCAAAGTAAACTCAAGAGTTGGATGTGAATAGGTCCTAGAAGAAAACCAATTAGCAAATAATCAATTTCACATGTAATAACCCTAGCAAAATATTagatcaagtttgaagactttcttTTTAGTTCTAATTCAAATTTGTAAAGAATGTAAAATAGAGAAATCGAGTATaccaaaatgtttaccaaaaaacaCAACAAACTGAAACTCAATTTCACATGTGGAAGAAACATTAAATAGTGGTAGTTGGATGATTTTATTCTTACTTTTTTACATAAGTGGGCTATGGGTAAAAGGTTGTGACAAAATTACCCTAATAGAGAAGACTAAGGAAACTAAGTTGCACATGGAAGGTAACACAAGAAATAAAAATTTCCAAATGAGACTATGCAACCTAGTGTGTCATTGCCTCCTAAACCATAAATATTGGAAATCAAAGGGAAGAAGGTTCTAATTCTACCAAGACAAAGGAATTAGCACtattatttcaattttatttaatgCATAATCGTAATAGGTGGTGGATTCttctatttgaatgtttttttatgTCTATAACATGCCATTTTGTGTGGCATTCTCTCTACATTTAACAAATATTCAAATATGAAATTGTTGTTGGTTCCTCATTCCTCCCTTGACAATGAAAGCTTCACAGCACCCTTCTTAATAGTGAACATTCTAAATAGTGTGTGATGAAAGAAATGAGGCAAACTTGGATAATGGATACCTGCTCTATCACCATTGATGGGTGGACCAATATCAAATATTAACTACTCATCAATATATTTGTCACAAGTTTAATTGTCTTATTTTATTAGAGCTATCGATTGTTCAATGGAAAGGAAGGGTGCAAACTTCCAATTTCAAATTGTGAAAGATGTTAAAGAAGACATTGGGACCTCTAATATTTTACATTTTGTGACTAATTCAATGCATGAATGTAAGTTATTTGGATTAATAGGGAAAAGTGGCTACAAACACATTTTCTAGACCCCATGTTATGATCATGCATCCAACAACAAATTAAAATCATTAGGAAGATATGTTGAGTGGAGATCATTTGGTGGTAGAAGCTAGAGATGTATATATGTTCATTTACAACCATTAGATCTCACTTTTATTGTTCAAGATAATTTCAAGTAAAGAATTCTTCAATCTTACAGATATTACATATTCTAGTTACTTCATTTTGTTAAAGAAAATACTTGAGTTGGAAGAGCCTCTGCAATTAATAGTGGTCAATTAAAATTGGGGTTGATAGCTAGAGGCTGACACAATAAGAGGAATAAGTGTAAAACA is part of the Cryptomeria japonica chromosome 10, Sugi_1.0, whole genome shotgun sequence genome and harbors:
- the LOC131073415 gene encoding sesquiterpene synthase Cad-like — encoded protein: MFKPSHRETLINDLHGIFSNGEEKFSLLERISFVDVLQRLGGDRYFQEEIKLALDYIHKYWNHNIIGDLNMTALGFRILRLNRYDVFSDVFKKSKGKEEQFFGFGSSHEDEKLASMLNLFKASELDFPDEKILKEARVFATTYLQQAMKETGDIKEMKNSLPMEIEYALKYPWRTRVPRWEAWNFIQIFKQQNCNASFVNNIYKIPNTYSQKLLGLAILDFNILQAQHQSEMKLISTWWKHSSVIELDFFRHRHIEFYFWWDCSLFEPEFSASRIGFAKLVTSLSVLDDIYDTYGTIDDLRPFTTTLIRWDASMIDNLREYMKIAFKFVYTIHKEIASEAKRKHGPFVHKYIQSYWESYITSYMQEAEWIASNHTPGFDEYLMNGEISGGLIVIMVNSLLLMNVPLSDEIVEKLDIPSSKLQALVSLIARVVDDMKDFEDEQTRGESASSIECYMKDNHGSTREDALNHIINIIENCLQESNNEFLKPSNIPDYCRNLYFNAGMRGIFFLYKDIDGITNSYQKEIRDAITKILMEPIIP